In the Elstera cyanobacteriorum genome, one interval contains:
- a CDS encoding amino acid ABC transporter permease encodes MSVQTTSAPIEKPPVTEVGVIGWLRANLFNSPFNSVLTIACFALIVYILQAILPWALFKAVWSGTPKDCQVEGVGACWAVVSEKNRFTLFGRYTYDEQWRPAVAILLFLGLIGLSCFRRFWGKALIWAWVSQVFIWAILMWGGVLGLKFVSHEQWGGLPLTLMMSVVAIVVAYPIGIVLALGRRSDMPVARSLCVAYIELIRGVPLISVLFMASVMIPLFFPEGVTVDKLLRAQIGFTMFLAAYLAEVVRAGLQAIPKGQYEAADALGLGYWAKMRLIVLPQALRLVIPPMVNSFISTFKDTSLVIIIGLVDLLNAGKIAVNDPPWRSFYVEMYVYIALIYFAFCFTMSKFSQRLERDLSKATSR; translated from the coding sequence ATGAGTGTTCAAACGACCAGTGCGCCCATCGAAAAGCCGCCCGTTACCGAAGTAGGGGTTATCGGCTGGCTGCGCGCCAATCTGTTCAATTCACCGTTCAATTCCGTTCTGACGATCGCCTGTTTCGCGCTCATCGTCTATATCCTGCAGGCTATCCTGCCTTGGGCCCTTTTTAAGGCTGTCTGGAGCGGTACGCCGAAGGATTGCCAAGTGGAAGGCGTTGGCGCCTGCTGGGCGGTCGTTTCCGAAAAGAACCGCTTTACGCTGTTCGGTCGGTATACCTACGACGAACAATGGCGCCCGGCAGTCGCCATTCTGCTGTTTCTCGGGCTGATTGGGCTTAGCTGCTTCCGCCGCTTCTGGGGTAAGGCGCTGATTTGGGCTTGGGTTTCTCAAGTCTTTATCTGGGCCATCCTGATGTGGGGCGGTGTTCTTGGCCTCAAGTTTGTCAGCCACGAACAATGGGGCGGCCTGCCGCTGACCCTGATGATGTCCGTCGTCGCCATCGTCGTCGCTTATCCCATCGGGATTGTGCTGGCGCTGGGGCGGCGGTCGGATATGCCGGTCGCCCGCAGCCTCTGCGTTGCTTACATCGAACTGATCCGTGGCGTGCCGCTGATCTCGGTGCTGTTCATGGCCTCGGTCATGATCCCGCTGTTCTTCCCGGAAGGGGTGACGGTGGATAAGCTGCTGCGGGCGCAGATCGGTTTCACCATGTTCCTGGCCGCCTATCTGGCCGAAGTGGTGCGCGCGGGGTTGCAGGCCATTCCCAAGGGCCAGTATGAGGCGGCGGATGCGCTCGGCCTTGGCTATTGGGCCAAGATGCGCCTGATCGTGTTGCCGCAAGCGCTGCGTCTCGTCATTCCGCCGATGGTGAACAGCTTCATTTCGACGTTTAAGGATACGTCGCTGGTCATCATCATTGGTCTTGTCGATTTGCTGAATGCAGGCAAGATCGCGGTAAACGATCCGCCGTGGCGTAGTTTCTATGTGGAAATGTACGTCTATATCGCGCTGATCTACTTCGCTTTCTGCTTTACCATGTCGAAATTCAGCCAGCGGCTGGAACGCGACCTGAGCAAAGCCACCAGCCGTTGA
- a CDS encoding amino acid ABC transporter permease, giving the protein MTDRRSGATAVTEKPKTAFWNDRDVRAVIFQILIVLGVLAVGWYLVHNTLANLEQRKIATGFSFLGREAGFSIGESLIPYSAADTYLHAIWVGIINTLLVSVIGIALATVLGTVIGVARLSTNWLVARLASVYVEGLRNIPLLLQLFFWYSLVSEALPPVRQALKLVPDYVFLSQKGLRVPHIVDHAIYGWMGLLVLVGIIGAFLWRRAAARHQEATGKLRPVFWPTVGLLIGPAALLWLVTGAPLTLEKPELRGFDFRGGGTLSPEMIALLIGLVTYTASFIAENVRAGILSVPKGQWEASRALGLPNGRALRLIILPQALRVIVPPMTSQYLNLTKNSSLAVAIGYPDLVSILNTTINQTGQGIEGVALIMAAYLTVSLSISAFMNWYNKRIALIER; this is encoded by the coding sequence ATGACGGATCGGCGAAGCGGAGCAACCGCGGTGACGGAAAAGCCTAAAACGGCTTTCTGGAACGACCGCGACGTTCGCGCAGTCATTTTTCAAATTTTGATCGTTCTCGGGGTTCTAGCCGTTGGCTGGTACCTTGTTCACAACACGCTGGCCAATCTGGAACAGCGCAAGATCGCGACCGGTTTCAGCTTTCTAGGCCGGGAAGCAGGGTTCTCCATCGGTGAATCGCTCATCCCTTATTCCGCTGCGGACACTTACCTGCACGCAATTTGGGTCGGTATCATCAATACCTTGCTGGTCTCGGTGATCGGGATTGCCTTGGCGACCGTCCTTGGCACCGTTATTGGCGTTGCACGCTTATCGACCAATTGGCTTGTTGCCCGGTTGGCATCGGTTTACGTGGAAGGGTTGCGCAATATTCCGCTGCTTTTGCAGCTTTTCTTTTGGTACTCGCTGGTTAGCGAGGCGCTACCGCCCGTACGGCAGGCCCTAAAGCTAGTGCCCGATTATGTCTTTCTGAGTCAGAAGGGGCTGCGGGTCCCGCACATCGTCGATCACGCGATATACGGCTGGATGGGGTTGTTGGTCCTAGTGGGGATCATTGGCGCCTTCCTGTGGCGGCGAGCAGCGGCAAGGCATCAGGAAGCCACGGGTAAGCTTCGTCCGGTCTTCTGGCCGACGGTTGGTCTGCTGATCGGTCCTGCGGCGCTGCTGTGGCTGGTGACGGGCGCTCCGTTGACCCTTGAGAAGCCGGAACTGCGGGGCTTCGATTTCCGGGGCGGCGGGACGCTATCGCCGGAAATGATCGCCCTGCTGATTGGCCTTGTCACGTATACCGCGTCCTTTATCGCCGAAAATGTACGTGCCGGTATCCTCTCGGTGCCGAAAGGCCAGTGGGAGGCGTCGCGCGCCCTTGGGTTGCCGAACGGTCGTGCCCTGCGTCTGATCATTCTGCCGCAGGCGCTGCGGGTGATCGTGCCGCCGATGACTAGCCAGTATCTGAATTTGACCAAGAACAGCTCGCTGGCGGTTGCTATCGGCTACCCGGACCTTGTCTCGATCCTCAATACGACGATCAATCAGACCGGGCAGGGGATCGAGGGTGTTGCCCTGATCATGGCCGCCTATTTGACCGTTAGCCTGTCGATCTCGGCGTTCATGAATTGGTACAACAAGCGCATTGCGCTGATTGAGCGCTAA
- a CDS encoding amino acid ABC transporter substrate-binding protein: MSNKTFTFANVLAAGAVALLAAGAAQAQTGGTLAAVKQRGVVNCGVNTSLPGFSTPDAQGNWTGLDVDTCKAVAAAVLGDAKKVKYFPLNAQQRFAALQSGEIDLLARNTTWTLTRDTSLGLNFGPVTYYDGQGFMVSKKLGVKSAKELNGATVCVQPGTTTELNLADYFRANKMDFKPVVIQELAEVEAAFFAGRCDVYTTDASGLASTRAARAANADDYVILPELVSKEPLAPAVRQGDDEWYNIVFWSVTSLVEAEELGVTQSNADDLKKSDNPAIKRFLGVTPGMGKNLNLSEEWAYNVVKQVGNYGEVFERNVGKATPLKLERGLNALWTKGGLQYAIPVR, translated from the coding sequence ATGAGCAACAAGACCTTCACGTTCGCCAACGTTCTGGCCGCCGGTGCGGTTGCGCTGCTGGCAGCGGGCGCAGCCCAGGCCCAGACGGGCGGCACTCTGGCTGCTGTGAAGCAGCGCGGCGTCGTCAACTGCGGCGTGAACACCAGCCTGCCGGGTTTCTCGACCCCGGATGCCCAGGGCAATTGGACCGGCCTTGATGTCGACACTTGTAAGGCGGTTGCCGCCGCAGTGCTCGGCGATGCCAAGAAGGTGAAGTATTTCCCGCTGAACGCGCAGCAGCGTTTCGCCGCTCTGCAGTCGGGCGAAATCGACCTGCTGGCCCGTAACACCACCTGGACCCTGACCCGCGATACGTCGCTGGGCCTTAACTTCGGTCCGGTGACCTATTACGACGGTCAGGGCTTCATGGTCTCGAAGAAGCTCGGCGTGAAGAGCGCTAAGGAACTGAACGGCGCCACCGTTTGCGTGCAGCCGGGCACGACGACCGAACTCAATCTCGCGGATTATTTCCGCGCCAATAAGATGGACTTCAAGCCGGTCGTCATTCAGGAACTGGCCGAAGTGGAAGCCGCCTTCTTCGCCGGTCGTTGCGATGTTTACACCACCGACGCCTCGGGCCTCGCCTCGACCCGCGCCGCCCGTGCCGCCAATGCCGATGATTACGTGATCCTGCCGGAACTCGTGTCGAAGGAACCGCTGGCCCCGGCCGTCCGTCAGGGCGATGACGAATGGTACAATATCGTCTTCTGGTCGGTGACCTCGCTGGTTGAAGCCGAAGAACTCGGCGTTACTCAGAGCAATGCCGACGATCTGAAGAAGTCCGACAATCCGGCGATCAAGCGCTTCCTCGGCGTTACGCCGGGCATGGGCAAGAACCTGAATCTGTCGGAAGAATGGGCTTATAACGTCGTCAAGCAGGTCGGTAACTACGGCGAAGTGTTTGAACGCAACGTCGGTAAGGCCACCCCGCTGAAGCTGGAACGCGGCCTGAACGCGCTGTGGACTAAGGGTGGTCTGCAGTACGCCATTCCGGTGCGCTAA
- the metC gene encoding cystathionine beta-lyase, with protein sequence MSDSKNFRDATRLTTLGRDPAAYDGVVSLPVHRASTILFPTLADFEKSALAPTETGRTTYGLNGTPTTFAVETAVAELEGAHGACVVPSGLAAITATLLAVLKAGDHLLITDSAYGPGRRFSNHVLKRFGVEVDYYDPLIGGDIARLFKPNTKAILTESPGSYTFEIQDIPAIAAAAHQHGVLVLMDNTWATPLYFKPFAHGVDISIQAATKYMSGHSDLLAGTITFTKECEPLIRQTVRDLGISLAPDDCYLLLRGMRSMAVRLKHQEQVALALADWLAGRPEVKQVLHPARPDCAGHALWKRDFTGASGLFSIILHPIEKPALAAFLDHLTIFGMGFSWGGFESLIVPCDPRPIRTASAWTEPGQLIRISVGLEHIDDLKDDLAAGFARMAAAR encoded by the coding sequence ATGTCGGACTCCAAAAACTTCCGGGATGCAACGCGCCTAACCACCTTGGGACGCGATCCCGCCGCCTATGATGGGGTTGTCAGCCTGCCGGTCCATCGGGCATCGACCATTTTGTTCCCGACGCTGGCAGATTTTGAAAAGAGCGCCCTTGCTCCCACTGAAACCGGGCGGACCACCTATGGGCTGAACGGCACGCCGACAACCTTTGCGGTCGAAACTGCGGTGGCCGAGCTTGAGGGCGCACACGGCGCCTGCGTCGTCCCCTCCGGCCTTGCCGCGATTACGGCGACGCTGCTGGCGGTTTTGAAGGCGGGTGACCATCTGCTGATCACCGATAGCGCCTATGGCCCCGGGCGGCGCTTTTCCAATCATGTGCTGAAGCGCTTCGGCGTCGAGGTCGATTATTATGATCCGCTGATCGGCGGCGACATAGCCCGCCTGTTCAAGCCGAACACCAAGGCGATCCTGACCGAATCCCCCGGTTCCTACACGTTTGAAATTCAGGATATTCCGGCGATTGCCGCCGCCGCCCATCAGCACGGCGTGCTGGTGTTGATGGATAATACCTGGGCCACGCCGCTTTATTTCAAACCCTTCGCACATGGGGTCGATATCTCGATCCAAGCGGCGACGAAATATATGTCGGGCCATTCGGACCTGCTGGCGGGCACCATCACCTTTACGAAAGAATGTGAGCCGCTGATCCGCCAGACGGTGCGCGATCTCGGTATTTCTCTCGCGCCAGATGATTGCTATCTGCTGCTGCGCGGCATGCGGTCGATGGCGGTGCGCCTGAAGCATCAGGAACAGGTCGCCCTCGCCCTCGCTGATTGGCTGGCAGGCCGACCGGAAGTGAAGCAGGTTCTCCACCCCGCCCGCCCTGACTGCGCCGGTCACGCCCTCTGGAAGCGCGATTTCACCGGCGCCAGCGGCCTGTTTAGCATCATCCTGCATCCGATTGAAAAACCGGCGCTTGCCGCCTTCCTCGATCATCTCACAATCTTTGGGATGGGCTTTAGCTGGGGCGGGTTCGAAAGCCTGATCGTGCCCTGCGACCCGCGCCCGATCCGCACTGCATCGGCTTGGACCGAGCCGGGGCAGTTGATCCGCATCAGCGTTGGGTTAGAGCATATCGACGATTTGAAAGATGATTTGGCCGCCGGGTTTGCCCGCATGGCGGCGGCCCGCTAA
- a CDS encoding Fur family transcriptional regulator: MTRAESLCAQRGVRLTPVRRRVLELIWRSHEPVGAYAMLDVLRLEGFNAQPPTVYRALEFLTEQGLIHRLESRNAFIGCPSPDHPHQALYLICTQCGTVEEREETPALTAALADLAQQSGFRIIGRTLELTGLCQTCQTAQSAA; this comes from the coding sequence ATGACCCGGGCGGAAAGCCTGTGCGCGCAGCGCGGCGTGCGCCTGACCCCCGTCCGCCGCCGCGTGCTGGAACTGATCTGGCGCAGTCACGAGCCGGTTGGCGCCTATGCGATGCTCGACGTGCTGCGGTTGGAGGGGTTTAACGCTCAGCCGCCAACGGTTTATCGTGCGCTGGAGTTTCTGACCGAACAGGGGCTGATCCATCGGCTCGAGTCGCGCAATGCCTTCATTGGCTGCCCGTCGCCCGACCATCCGCATCAGGCGCTTTATTTGATATGCACCCAATGCGGAACGGTAGAGGAGCGGGAGGAAACCCCAGCGCTGACGGCTGCTCTGGCCGATCTCGCGCAGCAAAGCGGTTTTCGGATTATCGGGCGAACCTTGGAACTAACCGGCCTCTGCCAAACCTGCCAGACGGCCCAATCGGCGGCGTGA
- the hisI gene encoding phosphoribosyl-AMP cyclohydrolase, which yields MSAAEIAPLLDAITFDANGLVPVIAQAHGSGEILMMAWMNRDAVAETLTTGRVCYWSRSRQSLWRKGETSGQVQQLIELRLDCDGDCLLAVVVQEGVACHTGRRSCFFNKANPETGAWDVTSQPLISPQDLYKHGTSH from the coding sequence ATGTCCGCCGCCGAAATTGCGCCCTTACTCGATGCCATAACCTTCGACGCCAATGGACTGGTGCCCGTGATCGCCCAAGCGCACGGCAGCGGCGAAATTTTGATGATGGCCTGGATGAACCGTGATGCAGTGGCCGAAACCCTAACAACCGGGCGGGTCTGCTATTGGTCGCGCTCGCGCCAAAGCCTATGGCGCAAGGGCGAAACCTCCGGCCAAGTGCAGCAGTTGATCGAACTGCGGCTCGACTGCGATGGCGATTGTCTCTTGGCAGTCGTGGTACAAGAGGGGGTGGCCTGCCATACCGGGCGGCGGTCATGCTTTTTCAACAAGGCCAACCCGGAAACCGGCGCCTGGGACGTGACCAGCCAGCCCCTAATTTCGCCACAAGATCTCTATAAACACGGCACGTCGCACTAA
- a CDS encoding molybdate ABC transporter substrate-binding protein: MVGIARRAVLGGLTALALGTAVPVFAQGKPAPRPAGQVILAPFQLIEPIKEILSQTAPKRPITVKPASAGDLMALLDTEAAADLVLTDDPDQRRTLLEAGRLDLAGETNFARDRIVLLARSERATPIRLRPGVNLVVPLEGNLIGVMTGANDALSRQTQAFLDRLKLDAPSVALLQSFPSLADLALALDDGQIPAAFVPASLLTHRPHLELSGTAPADIEETIRYSLDIVAGRDRPETRALRDALTGPLAVSLLTRHGLMKP; encoded by the coding sequence ATGGTTGGGATTGCGCGCCGCGCCGTTCTTGGCGGGCTGACCGCGCTGGCCCTCGGCACTGCCGTGCCGGTGTTCGCGCAAGGCAAGCCCGCCCCGCGCCCCGCCGGACAGGTTATCTTGGCGCCGTTTCAATTGATCGAACCGATCAAAGAAATCCTGTCCCAAACCGCGCCAAAGCGCCCGATTACGGTCAAACCCGCCAGCGCGGGTGATTTGATGGCGCTGTTGGATACCGAGGCCGCCGCCGATCTCGTCCTGACCGACGATCCCGACCAGCGTCGCACGTTGCTAGAAGCCGGACGCCTTGATCTTGCTGGGGAAACCAACTTTGCCCGCGACCGGATCGTGCTGCTCGCGCGCAGCGAACGGGCAACCCCGATCCGCCTGCGCCCGGGCGTCAATCTGGTGGTGCCGCTGGAAGGCAATCTCATCGGGGTGATGACAGGGGCCAACGATGCGTTATCTCGCCAGACCCAGGCTTTCCTGGACCGTTTGAAGCTCGACGCGCCCTCGGTCGCGCTGCTGCAATCCTTCCCGTCGCTGGCCGATTTGGCCTTGGCACTGGATGACGGGCAAATCCCAGCAGCCTTTGTCCCGGCGAGCTTGCTGACCCACCGCCCCCACCTCGAACTCTCCGGCACGGCCCCCGCCGATATCGAAGAAACGATCCGCTATAGTCTCGATATCGTCGCCGGGCGTGACCGCCCCGAAACCCGCGCCCTACGCGATGCGCTCACTGGCCCGTTGGCCGTCAGCCTGCTCACCCGGCACGGGTTGATGAAGCCTTAA
- a CDS encoding LysR family transcriptional regulator: MLDQLRALAVFARAAELGSFRAAGLALGLSPSVVSHHIQRLEQRYGVALFYRTTRSLRLTAQGQALLEAAKAMLVAAERGLDGLASDAEEPVGSLTIAVPAILALSPWIDHIGMFIRSFPKVSLALDFSDQRVRLIDEGFDLALRLGSLADSSLKAQKLGMVNRHLYASDVYAARWPQPTHPNDLAAWDWLTLQGVVQPGRLFHPAYGDVDLVIVPRARASSATALYHLARAGAGIVLLPDFLGEADVAVGRMRRILPDWQANPLGLYAVWPSNASQGSLTRRFIEFIAAEEGKRLKASSTRAG, translated from the coding sequence ATGCTTGATCAACTCCGGGCCCTGGCCGTTTTCGCTCGCGCTGCAGAACTGGGATCGTTTCGTGCCGCTGGCCTCGCGCTCGGTTTATCTCCCTCGGTCGTAAGCCATCATATTCAGCGGCTTGAACAGCGTTACGGTGTCGCGCTTTTTTATCGAACGACCCGTAGCTTACGCTTGACGGCACAGGGGCAGGCCTTGCTGGAGGCGGCCAAAGCCATGCTTGTGGCGGCAGAGCGCGGCCTGGATGGTCTTGCCAGCGATGCCGAGGAACCGGTCGGCTCCCTAACCATTGCCGTGCCAGCAATTTTGGCCCTCAGCCCTTGGATTGATCATATTGGGATGTTTATCCGCAGCTTTCCCAAAGTATCCCTGGCGCTTGATTTCAGTGATCAGCGGGTCCGTTTGATTGACGAGGGGTTTGATCTTGCCCTGCGTCTCGGATCGCTTGCCGACAGCAGCCTGAAGGCCCAGAAGCTCGGGATGGTGAACCGGCACCTCTATGCCTCGGATGTCTATGCGGCCCGGTGGCCGCAACCAACCCATCCGAATGACCTCGCTGCGTGGGATTGGCTGACCTTGCAGGGGGTGGTGCAACCGGGCCGGTTATTCCATCCAGCCTATGGTGACGTCGACCTGGTGATTGTGCCCCGTGCCCGGGCCAGCAGTGCAACCGCGCTCTATCACCTTGCCCGTGCTGGGGCTGGGATTGTGCTGTTGCCCGATTTTCTGGGGGAGGCCGATGTGGCGGTGGGCCGGATGCGGCGAATTCTTCCAGATTGGCAGGCTAACCCACTCGGCCTTTACGCGGTTTGGCCGTCTAACGCATCCCAGGGCAGCCTGACCCGTCGTTTCATCGAGTTTATTGCTGCTGAAGAAGGAAAGCGGCTTAAGGCTTCATCAACCCGTGCCGGGTGA
- a CDS encoding ester cyclase, with translation MRSVKAVFAAAGLAAGLAATPVEANDRAAVDGFYQLLNSLSAGNIAARAEAVLAPDWQSIGDYSGTSKSRDQIVGQFGSFATLMPDLKWDVKEVLQSGNRYIVRSQATATPAGPFMGVPVSGKSFNIMAIDIHTVENGKIKQSYHVEDWASALRQLSAK, from the coding sequence ATGCGCTCAGTAAAAGCCGTTTTTGCCGCCGCAGGCCTAGCGGCCGGACTTGCCGCGACGCCGGTCGAGGCGAATGATCGTGCCGCCGTTGACGGTTTCTATCAGCTTCTCAACAGTCTTTCCGCCGGAAACATCGCGGCCCGTGCCGAAGCCGTCCTTGCCCCCGATTGGCAGAGCATCGGCGACTACTCGGGCACGTCGAAGTCACGCGATCAGATTGTTGGTCAGTTTGGCAGCTTTGCAACCCTGATGCCCGATCTTAAATGGGACGTCAAAGAAGTTCTACAAAGCGGCAATCGCTACATCGTGCGCAGCCAAGCAACGGCCACGCCCGCCGGACCGTTCATGGGGGTTCCGGTCAGCGGTAAATCCTTTAACATCATGGCGATCGACATTCATACCGTCGAGAACGGTAAAATTAAACAATCCTACCATGTGGAAGATTGGGCCTCGGCCCTGCGTCAGCTCTCGGCCAAATAG
- a CDS encoding ETC complex I subunit has product MSLPVVATARPAARIYRPAKNAMQSGKARTKSWVLEFEPGAARVPEPLMGWVSGADTQAQVKLTFASKEEAVAYAQRNGLAATITEPQAPSLKIRSYADNFRPGRIRW; this is encoded by the coding sequence ATGTCTTTGCCCGTCGTCGCCACCGCCCGTCCCGCTGCGCGTATCTACCGTCCGGCGAAGAATGCCATGCAATCGGGTAAGGCCCGCACGAAATCCTGGGTGCTGGAATTCGAACCCGGCGCCGCGCGCGTGCCGGAACCCTTGATGGGGTGGGTGTCGGGGGCCGATACGCAGGCGCAGGTGAAGCTGACCTTCGCCAGCAAAGAAGAGGCGGTGGCCTATGCCCAGCGCAATGGTCTTGCGGCGACGATTACCGAGCCGCAAGCGCCGAGCTTGAAAATCCGCTCCTACGCCGATAACTTCCGCCCCGGTCGCATCCGCTGGTAG
- a CDS encoding DUF192 domain-containing protein: MRVIFGAILGVALAVAAVPAPVAAETLVAQGTQSFEKAPLTIRTQGRDLRFTVELALTPAQMQQGLMYRRNLASDAGMLFLHPQEQELAMWMANTLIPLDMLFIKADGRIHRIQERAVPLSETTISSGGRVKAVLELQGGSAARLGIKPGDLVVYPGLGTP, translated from the coding sequence ATGCGCGTGATTTTCGGGGCGATTCTCGGTGTGGCGCTAGCAGTGGCTGCGGTTCCGGCGCCCGTCGCGGCGGAAACTTTGGTGGCCCAGGGAACCCAGAGCTTCGAAAAAGCGCCGCTGACCATCCGCACCCAGGGGCGCGATTTGCGCTTCACCGTCGAACTCGCCCTCACCCCCGCGCAAATGCAGCAGGGGCTGATGTATCGTCGCAACCTAGCGTCCGATGCCGGGATGCTGTTCCTGCACCCGCAGGAACAGGAACTCGCTATGTGGATGGCCAATACCTTGATTCCGCTCGATATGCTGTTCATCAAAGCCGATGGCCGCATCCATCGCATTCAAGAACGGGCGGTGCCTTTGTCCGAAACGACGATCAGTTCCGGCGGGCGGGTGAAGGCGGTTTTGGAACTGCAAGGCGGCAGTGCCGCGCGCCTCGGGATCAAGCCGGGCGACCTTGTCGTTTATCCGGGCTTGGGTACGCCCTAA
- a CDS encoding acetoin utilization protein AcuC, translated as MDQPILIAGEIYRDSSYGRRHPLAIPRVSSTLDLIKALGWFDPARYIDSPQATPEQLARFHDPEYIAAVQSAEAAQAAPVDVRERFNIGRAGNPIFPEMFRRPATAAGAGITAADLIAQGARCIHSPAGGTHHGRAAQASGFCYFNDPVLTLLRLLDLGFSRLLYLDFDAHHGDGVEVAFTGEPRVLCLSIHEDKRWPFTGALTDRAEGSAFNLPVPEGFNDSELDAIVARLVLPLGEAFAPQVVVIQAGADALTEDPLSRLSLSNGALWRAVAAGRGLAPRAVILGGGGYNPWSVTRAWTGLWGTLNGYSVPDRLPPAAETLMRGLFWDHRMGRNPPEDWFTTLADPPRPGPIRPEISQGIDWLLAEAQRAGL; from the coding sequence ATGGATCAGCCGATCCTGATTGCGGGGGAGATTTACCGGGACTCAAGCTATGGTCGGCGGCACCCGCTGGCCATTCCCCGGGTCTCCTCCACCCTCGATCTCATCAAGGCGCTCGGCTGGTTTGATCCGGCGCGCTATATCGATTCGCCGCAGGCAACGCCGGAACAACTCGCCCGTTTTCACGATCCCGAGTATATCGCCGCCGTTCAAAGCGCCGAAGCCGCCCAAGCCGCTCCAGTGGACGTGCGGGAGCGCTTTAACATTGGCCGGGCGGGCAATCCGATTTTCCCAGAGATGTTTCGCCGCCCGGCAACGGCCGCGGGGGCGGGGATCACTGCCGCCGACCTGATTGCCCAGGGGGCGCGCTGCATTCATTCCCCTGCCGGGGGCACCCATCATGGGCGGGCAGCGCAGGCGAGCGGCTTTTGCTATTTCAACGATCCGGTCCTAACGCTGCTGCGGCTGCTCGATCTTGGGTTTAGTCGGCTGCTCTATCTTGATTTCGACGCCCACCACGGCGATGGGGTTGAAGTGGCGTTTACCGGTGAGCCGCGCGTGCTGTGCCTCTCCATCCATGAGGATAAGCGCTGGCCTTTCACCGGCGCGCTGACCGACCGGGCAGAGGGATCGGCCTTCAATCTACCGGTGCCCGAAGGGTTTAACGATAGCGAGCTTGACGCCATTGTTGCACGGCTCGTGCTGCCGCTCGGCGAGGCCTTTGCGCCGCAGGTCGTCGTTATCCAGGCCGGGGCGGATGCGTTGACCGAAGACCCGCTGAGCCGTCTCAGCCTCTCCAACGGCGCACTCTGGCGGGCGGTGGCGGCGGGGCGGGGGTTGGCGCCTCGGGCCGTGATTCTGGGCGGTGGCGGGTATAATCCTTGGTCGGTCACGCGCGCTTGGACGGGCCTGTGGGGGACGCTCAATGGGTATTCCGTACCCGACCGCCTGCCGCCCGCTGCCGAAACGCTGATGCGCGGTCTGTTTTGGGATCATCGCATGGGCCGTAATCCGCCGGAGGATTGGTTTACCACGCTCGCCGATCCGCCGCGCCCCGGCCCCATCCGCCCGGAGATCTCCCAGGGCATCGACTGGCTGCTGGCGGAGGCCCAGCGCGCTGGGCTATAG